A window from Streptomyces sp. NBC_00271 encodes these proteins:
- the mctP gene encoding monocarboxylate uptake permease MctP translates to MKDGVNGVALGVFIFFFLAVTVMGFLAARWRRADDEHSLDEWGLGGRSFGTWVTWFLLGGDLYTAYTFVAVPAAIYAAGAAGFFAVPYTILVYPLIFTFLPRLWSVSHKHGYVTTSDFVRGRFGSKGLSLAVAVTGILATMPYIALQLVGIQAVLDVMGVGGGENTNWFVKDLPLLIAFGVLAAYTYSSGLRAPALIAFVKDTLIYIVIAVAIIYIPIKLGGFDEIFKAASDKYTAAGAGGLVPAQAGQWTYATLALGSALALFMYPHSITATLSSRSREVIRRNTTILPLYSLMLGLLALLGFMAIAAGVKVTNGQLAIPQLFENMFPDWFAGVAFAAIGIGALVPAAIMSIAAANLFTRNIYKDFIKPDATPQQETKVSKLVSLLVKVGALVFVLTMDKTVAINFQLLGGIWILQTFPALVGGLFTRWFHRWALLGGWAVGMLYGTLAAYGVASPTQKHFGGSSKEIPGIGEIGYIGLTAFVLNVVVSVVLTLALRAFNAPDGVDETSPEDYTADAGDPGVETELPPATAGSTH, encoded by the coding sequence GTGAAGGACGGCGTGAACGGCGTCGCGCTCGGCGTCTTCATCTTCTTCTTCCTGGCCGTCACGGTCATGGGCTTCCTGGCCGCGCGCTGGCGCAGGGCGGACGACGAGCACAGCCTCGACGAATGGGGCCTGGGCGGACGGTCGTTCGGCACCTGGGTCACCTGGTTCCTGCTCGGCGGCGACCTCTACACGGCGTACACCTTCGTCGCCGTACCGGCGGCGATCTACGCGGCGGGCGCGGCCGGCTTCTTCGCCGTTCCGTACACGATCCTCGTCTACCCGCTGATCTTCACGTTCCTCCCCCGCCTGTGGTCGGTCTCCCACAAGCACGGATACGTGACGACCTCGGACTTCGTGCGCGGGCGCTTCGGTTCGAAGGGTCTGTCCCTCGCCGTGGCCGTGACCGGCATCCTCGCGACCATGCCGTACATCGCGCTCCAGCTGGTCGGCATCCAGGCCGTCCTGGACGTGATGGGCGTGGGCGGCGGCGAGAACACGAACTGGTTCGTGAAGGACCTTCCGCTCCTCATCGCGTTCGGCGTGCTGGCCGCGTACACCTACTCCTCGGGGCTGCGGGCGCCCGCCCTGATCGCGTTCGTGAAGGACACCCTGATCTACATCGTGATCGCGGTGGCCATCATCTACATCCCGATCAAGCTGGGCGGGTTCGACGAGATCTTCAAGGCGGCGAGCGACAAGTACACGGCGGCGGGGGCGGGCGGGCTCGTGCCCGCCCAAGCGGGCCAGTGGACGTACGCCACGCTCGCGCTCGGCTCGGCGCTCGCGCTGTTCATGTACCCGCACTCGATCACGGCGACGCTCTCCAGCCGCAGCCGTGAGGTGATCCGCCGCAACACCACGATCCTTCCGCTCTACTCCCTGATGCTGGGGCTGCTTGCCCTGCTCGGGTTCATGGCGATCGCGGCCGGGGTCAAGGTCACCAACGGCCAGCTCGCCATACCCCAGCTCTTCGAGAACATGTTCCCGGACTGGTTCGCGGGGGTGGCCTTCGCGGCGATCGGCATCGGAGCGCTCGTGCCGGCGGCCATCATGTCCATCGCGGCCGCGAACCTCTTCACCCGCAACATCTACAAGGACTTCATCAAGCCGGACGCGACTCCGCAGCAGGAGACCAAGGTTTCGAAACTGGTGTCGCTCCTTGTGAAGGTGGGCGCGCTGGTCTTCGTCCTGACGATGGACAAGACGGTCGCGATCAACTTCCAGCTCCTGGGCGGGATCTGGATCCTCCAGACCTTCCCGGCGCTGGTCGGTGGCCTGTTCACCCGCTGGTTCCACCGCTGGGCGCTGCTCGGTGGCTGGGCGGTGGGCATGCTGTACGGCACGCTCGCCGCGTACGGGGTCGCCTCTCCCACCCAGAAGCACTTCGGCGGCAGCTCGAAGGAGATCCCGGGCATCGGGGAGATCGGCTACATCGGTCTGACGGCGTTCGTCCTGAACGTCGTGGTCAGCGTCGTCCTCACCCTCGCCCTCCGCGCCTTCAACGCGCCGGACGGCGTCGACGAGACGTCTCCGGAGGACTACACGGCGGACGCGGGCGACCCGGGCGTCGAGACGGAGCTCCCACCGGCCACGGCCGGTTCCACCCACTGA
- a CDS encoding DUF3311 domain-containing protein, producing MSDVSDVSDAPKVEPPVVTPIRVVIALCLIAPFVAMLWVGSYAKTDPAFIGIPFFYWYQMLWVLVSTALTVTAYQLWQRDQRARASQGGGAAK from the coding sequence ATGTCAGACGTGTCGGACGTGTCAGACGCGCCGAAGGTCGAACCGCCGGTGGTGACACCGATCCGGGTGGTCATCGCCCTGTGCCTGATAGCCCCGTTCGTGGCGATGCTGTGGGTCGGCTCCTACGCCAAGACCGACCCGGCGTTCATCGGCATCCCGTTCTTCTACTGGTACCAGATGCTGTGGGTGCTCGTGTCCACGGCGCTCACCGTGACCGCGTACCAGCTGTGGCAGCGTGACCAGCGCGCCCGCGCGTCCCAGGGCGGGGGTGCGGCGAAGTGA
- a CDS encoding GntR family transcriptional regulator, with amino-acid sequence MSTDVSSAENEGGAPIRTARVPKYYRLKKHLLDMTETLPPGTPVPPERTLAAEFDTSRTTVRQALQELVVEGRLERIQGKGTFVAKPKVSQALQLTSYTEDMRAQGLEPTSQLLDIGYITADDTLAELLDISAGGRVLRIERLRLASGEPMAIETTHLSAKRFPALRRSLVKYTSLYTALAEVYDVHLAEAEETIETSLATPREAGLLGTDVGLPMLMLSRHSLDRQGEPVEWVRSVYRGDRYKFVARLKRPQE; translated from the coding sequence ATGAGCACCGACGTCAGCAGTGCGGAGAACGAGGGTGGGGCCCCCATCCGTACCGCGCGCGTGCCCAAGTACTACCGCCTCAAGAAGCACCTGCTCGACATGACGGAGACACTGCCGCCCGGCACGCCCGTACCGCCCGAGCGCACCCTCGCCGCCGAGTTCGACACCTCGCGCACGACCGTGCGCCAGGCCCTCCAGGAACTGGTCGTCGAGGGCCGCCTCGAACGCATCCAGGGCAAGGGCACGTTCGTCGCGAAGCCCAAGGTCTCCCAGGCGCTCCAGCTCACCTCGTACACCGAGGACATGCGCGCCCAGGGCCTTGAACCCACCTCGCAGCTCCTGGACATCGGCTACATCACCGCCGACGACACCCTCGCCGAGCTGCTCGACATCTCGGCCGGCGGCCGGGTGCTGCGCATCGAGCGGCTGCGCCTCGCGAGCGGCGAGCCGATGGCCATCGAGACGACCCACCTCTCCGCGAAGCGCTTCCCCGCCCTGCGCCGCAGCCTGGTGAAGTACACGTCCCTCTACACCGCGCTCGCCGAGGTGTACGACGTCCATCTCGCCGAGGCCGAGGAGACCATCGAGACCTCGCTGGCCACCCCGCGCGAGGCCGGCCTGCTGGGCACCGACGTCGGTCTGCCCATGCTGATGCTCTCCCGGCACTCGCTGGACCGGCAGGGCGAGCCGGTGGAGTGGGTGCGGTCGGTGTACCGGGGCGACCGGTACAAGTTCGTGGCACGGCTCAAGCGCCCGCAGGAGTAG